The genome window GGCGCTGGCGAAAGAGCTGAACGTTCCGATCATCGCGCTCTCGCAGCTCTCGCGCGCGCCGGAGCAGCGCGGCACGGACCGACGTCCGATGCTCTCGGATCTTCGTGAGTCGGGGTCGGTGGAACAGGACTCGGACGTGGTGGTGTTCGTCTTCCGCGAGGAGTACTACAAGCCGGACGATCCCGAGCTGAAGGGCAAGGCCACGCTGATCGTGGCCAAGCAGCGCAACGGCCCGACCGGCGACGTCACGCTCACGTTCCTGCGCGAGTGCACCAAATTCCTCCCCTACAGCCCCATCACGATGGAGGAGGGCGAGCCCGCCTTCTAGGGGGCTCCGATCCCGGTCATGAACGAGATCGAAGTCCGCGCCGCCCGCTACGCGGTCCGGCGCGTCGGCGACTGGTTCGCCGAGGTCGGACGCATCACGTTCATGCTCGGCGAGGCGATGCGCGCGTTCGTCCCGGCGCTGCGCTCGTTCCGGCTCATCGTCGACCAGATGGGCACGATCGGCGTGGGCTCGATGTGGCTGGTCACCATCGTCAGTCTCTTCACCGGAGGAGTGGCCGCGGTGCAGGCCGCCTATCAGTTCTCGAGCGTCGTGCCGCTCAAGTTCATCGGCGCCGTGATCGTGCGCTCGGTCATCATCGAGCTCGGGCCCGTGCTCACCGCGCTCGTCGTCGGCGGCCGCGTGGGGGCCTCGATCGCGGCCGAGCTCGGCACCATGAAGGTCACCGAGCAGATCGACGCGCTGCGCGCCATGGCGATCAACCCGATCCGCTACCTGGTCGTGCCGCGCCTGGCCGCTTCCATCGTCATGCTCCCGGTGGTCACGATCTACGCCAACGCCATCGCCGTGTTCGGCGGCTTCCTGGTGGCGATCACGGCGATCGGCGTCACGCCCGACACCTACGTCACCGGCATCAAGCAGTACTTCTTCATCAAGGACCTCGTGTCCGGGCTGCTCAAGGCCATGGTGTTCGGCGGAATCATCGGCACGATGGGCTGCTACCACGGCTTCGCCACCGAAGGCGGCGCCGAGGGCGTGGGCAAGGCCACCACGCACGCCGTCGTCGCCTCGTGCGTGCTGGTGCTGGTCACCGACTACCTGCTCGCCCACGTCCTGTTCCAAGTGATCTTCGCCTCATGATCCGGATCCGCGGGTTGTCCAAGCGCCTCGGCAAGAAGCAGGTGCTGAGCGGGCTCGATCTGGAGATCCCCACCGGCGAGACCTGGGTGATCATCGGCCGGAGCGGCACGGGAAAGAGCGTGCTCCTCAAGCACATCGTCGGTCTCATGAAGCCCGACCAGGGGTCGATCGAGATCGACGGCGACGACATCGCGACGATGAAGGAGGCCGAGGTCAACGAAGTGCGCAAGCGCTTCGGCATGCTCTTCCAGGGCGCCGCGCTCTTCGACTCCCTGAACGTCGGTGACAACGTCGGGCTCGCCTTGCGGGAGCATCGCGTGATGCCCGAAGACAAGATCCGCGAGCGCGTGGCGCAGCGTCTGGACTGGGTGGGGCTGGCCGGCAGCGAGAAGCAGCGGCCTTCGGATCTGTCGGGCGGCATGCGCAAGCGTGTGGGCCTGGCCCGGGCGATCGCCATGGATCCCCAGTTCATCCTGTACGATGAGCCGACGACCGGTCTCGACCCGATCACCGCCGACGTCATCGACCAGCTGATCAGAGCGATGCAGCGCCGCATGCGCGTGACGTCGGTCGCGGTCACGCACGATCTGGCCAGCGCCTACAAGATCGGCGACCAGATCGCGATGCTGCACGATGGCAAGGTGGTCTTTCAGGGAACGCCGGACGAGACGAAGGTGACGAAGAACCCTTTGGTGAGGCAGTTCATCGAGGGCTCGAGCGAAGGTCCGATGGAGGTCTGACGGGGGGCCGGGTGAGTCGAAGGACGGAGATTCAGGTGGGTATCACGGTGCTGGGTGCGCTCGCCGTTCTGATCGTCGGCGTGGTGTGGCTCAAGGAATACGGCTTCGGCAACAAGTCCCGGATCTGGCACGTCACGTTCCCCGAGACGGGTGGGCTCGGGAAGAGCGATGAAGTCCAGGTGAACGGGATTCGGAAGGGCGCCGTGCACACGATGGAGCTGGTGGGCGACCGGGTCATGGTCGACCTGGCGCTCGACAAGGACGTCGTTCTCACGAACGACTCGCGCGTGGCGATCCGCAGCGTCGGCATGATGGGGGAGCGGGTGATCGCCGTGGACCTCAAGAGCACCGGCGCGCCCTACTCGCCGCGTGACACCATCCAGGGCATCTACGAGATGGGCCTGGCCGAGGTCATGGCGGATCTCGGCAACACCACCTCGTCGGTATCGACGATCGCCGAGCGGCTCAACAACCTCGTGGGCGTCATGGACGAGAACGGGGATTTGTCCGGCGCGCTCCGCAACTTCCGCCAGACCAGCGAAGAGCTGAGAATGACCGTGGCCGAGAATCGGGCGGCGCTCCGGCAGACATTCGCCGATTTCTCGTCGACCGCGCGGACCGCGCGCGGGCTGACCACCGGCCGCGAGGCCGAGCTCCGCCGCGCGATCGACAACTTCTCGCAGACCGCGGAGAACATGAACCGGCTCTCCAATCGCCTGGACTCGCTGCGCTCCACCATCCAGTCCGTGAGCACCAAGGTGGAGCGCGGACAGGGCACGCTCGGCAAGCTGGTCAACGACGAGAAGCTCTACGCGGACCTCAATTCCTCCATCCAGTCCTTCAAATTGCTGGTCGAGGACATCAAGGCCAACCCGAAGAAGTATCTGAAGGTCGAGATCTTCTAGGTGAGGGGGTCGCGCGTGGCGAAGAAAAACCGGGCAGCCTTCTTCTGCGGCACCTGCGGCCACGAGGAGCCGCGCTGGTTCGGCCGCTGTCCGTCCTGCCAGGCATGGAACACCGCCAGCGAGGCGCCTTCGGCCGGGACGGGCGCGGCTTCGGGACGCAGGCGTCGCTGGACTCCCGCGGGCGGCGAGCCGCCGGCGCCGCGCGCGCTCGCCAGCGTCGAAGTCGCCGAGACGCCGCGTGACATCACGGGCATTCCCGAGCTCGACCGCGTGCTGGGGGGCGGTCTCGTCCCAGGATCGCTGATCCTGGTCGGTGGAGACCCGGGGATCGGCAAGAGCACGCTCGTGCTCCAGGTGGCGCGCGCGTTGTCAGGCAGAGAGCGCAAGGTGCTCTACGTCGCGGGCGAGGAGAGCGAGGAGCAGGTCCGTATGCGTGCCCAGCGGCTCGGCGCGACCCCCGAAAGTCTCTTCATCCTGTGCGAGACCGACCTCGAAGCCGTGATCGACGCCGCGAGCGCGATGCGACCCGACGTGCTGGTGGCGGACTCGATCCAGACGCTCTCCCGCTCCGACCTCGAAGGCGGGCCGGGATCGGTCACTCAAGTGAGGGAGTGTGGCCTCGCCTTGCTCCAGTTCGCCAAGGCGACCCGCACCGTGGTCTTCCTGATCGGTCACGTGACCAAGGAAGGCGCTGTGGCTGGTCCGCGTGTGCTCGAGCACATGGTCGACGCGGTGCTCTATCTGGAAGGCGAGCGCTACCACGACGCGCGCATCCTGCGCGCCGCCAAGAACCGCTTCGGATCGACTCAGGAGCTGGGCGTGTTCGCGATGGAGGAAGGTGGCCTGCGCGAGGTCGCGAATCCCAGCGCCGCGTTCCTCTCGGAAGCGCGCGAGTCGCAGGCCGGCACCGCGGTGGTGGCGAGCCTCGAGGGGACGCGCCCGCTGCTGGTCGAAGTTCAGGCTCTGGTCTCCAGCTCGTTCTACGGCACGCCGCAGCGCGTGACGAGCGGCTTCGACGCGCGGCGGCTCGCGGTGCTGCTCGCCGTGCTCGAGCGCCGTGTCGGTCTCAAGATCGGCCGGCACGACGTCTTCGTGTCCGTCACCGGAGGCATCACGCTCGAGGAGCCGGGAACCGATCTCGGCGTCGCTCTGGCGGTCGCTTCCTCGTTCAAGAACCGGCCGCTCAAGCCGCGCACGCTGGCGATCGGCGAGGTGAGCCTCTCGGGAGGCGTGCGCCGCGTGCGGCGCCTCGATCTCCGGCTGCGGGAGGCCGCTCGGCTGGGATTCGTGCGTGCCGGCGTGCCGGCGGTGCAGGCCGAGGACGGCGAGGGCCTCTCGATCGAAGTCCTGGCCCTCGAGACCTTGCGCGAGGCATTCGACCGCCTGCTCGACGCGCCGGCCGAGCCCTCACGGAGCGGGCCGCCGGCCGAGGCACCGGAGACGGCGCGCGCGTGAGCGTCGCGGCGCTGCTCCTCTGCGGCGGTCGTGGCGAACGGCTCGGCATGCCGGTCCCGAAGTCGCTGGCATCGCTCGCCGGGCGACCGCTCTTCACCTGGAGCCTTTCGGCGCTCGAGCGCTGCTCGGCGATCACCGCGATCGTGGTCGTCGGCCCGGTCAAGCACCTGAAGGAAATGATGGCGGCCGCCGGGCAGGCCTCGTGGAAGGTCACCGGCTGGGTCGAAGGAGGCCGGGAACGGCAGGAATCGGTGGCCCGTGGCCTTCTGGCCTTGCCGGAAGGCGCCGATCACGTGCTGGTCCACGATGCCGCACGGGCGCTGGTCGAGCCGCCGCTCCTGGAGCGGGTGATTGCCGACGGGCTCGAGCACGGCGCCGCGATCGCGGCGATTCGACTGGCGGATACGCTGAAACGTGGCAGTCTTGACGTCGTGGAAGACACCGTGCCGCGAGCCTCCCTCTGGTGCGCCCAGACGCCCCAGGTCTTCCGACGCGCATGGCTGGAAGAGGCGCACCGCTCGGCGCCGAAGAACGCCACCGACGACGCGATGCTGGTCGAGGCGCTCGGCAAGCGGGTCCACCTCACCGAGGGAGACCCACTCAACTTCAAGATCACCACGCCACGGGACCTGGAGCTCGCCGAGGCGTGGCTCACACGAGCTCCCGCGAGGACCTGATGGGTCTCCGAGTCGGGATCGGCTACGACATTCATGCGGTGGCGAAGGACCGCAAGCTGATACTGGGCGGCGTGTCCTTCGACATCGACTGGGGCCTCGCCGGACACAGCGATGCCGACGTCCTCTGCCATGCGATCGGCGACGCCGTGCTCGGCGCGGCAGGCCTCGGAGATCTCGGACGGCATTTCCCACCCACCGATCCGCGCTGGAAGGATGCTTCGAGCATCCATCTGCTCGGGCTGATCCGCGCCATGCTGCACGGCGCGGGCGCGCGCGTGGTCAACGTCGACTCGACCGTGGTGGCTCAGGAGCCGAAGCTCGCGCCGAAGATCGTCGAGATGTGCCGGAACATCGCCACCGCGCTGCAGATCGGCGCGGACCAGGTGTCGGTGAAAGCCACGACCAACGAGGCGCTCGATGCGCTTGGCCGCAGCGAAGGCATCGCTGCCTGGGCCGCGGTGCTCATCGAGCTCGAAGACTAGCCTCGCGGCGACATCCAGACCCTGCGAGACAAGAACAGCGTCCGGAGCGAGGCCGCCGCCGATTCTGCTAGCCTCCCCGGCTCATGTCCGGCCCTTCTGACGTCCGTGTTCGCTTCGCCCCCAGTCCCACGGGATGGCTCCATGTCGGCGGAGCGCGCACCGCGTACTTCAATTGGCTGTTCGCGCGCCGCCACCATGGGGCGCTGGTGCTGCGGATCGAGGACACCGATGTCGAGCGCTCGAGCGAAGCCAGCGAGCGCGGCGTGCTCGAGGATCTCGGCTGGCTCGGTCTCGACTGGGACGAGGGGCCCGACCGCGGAGGCGCCTTCGGTCCTTACCGGCAGAGCGAGCGGCTCGCGATCTATCGGGAGTGGGTCGAGCGGCTGATCGCACAAGGCGCCGCGTACCCCTGCTTCTGCACCGACGCCGAGCTGGAGGCGCGCCGGGCGGCGGCGCTCGCCGCCGGCCGGCCGCCGCAATACGACGGCCGTTGCCGCACCATGGCCATCGCCGAGCGCGATCGCGCGCGCGCCGAGGGGCGCTCGGAAAGCGTGCGCTTCGCGGTCGCGGCCCGCGATTGGGTCCTCCATGACCTGGTGCGCGAAGAGGTGCGCTTCCCGTCCGGCATGGTGGGGGATTTCGTGCTGCTGCGATCGAGCGGGCTGCCGACGTACAATTTCGCGTGCGTCGTGGACGATGCCTCCATGCGGATCAGTCATGTGATCCGCGCCGAGGAGCATCTGCCCAATACGGTGCGGCAGCTCATGCTCTACGGCGCGTTCGGGCTCGACCCGCCGCGCTTCGCGCACGTGCCGCTGATCCTCAACGCGGACCGCACCAAGATGAGCAAGCGGACCGGCGAAGCCGCGGTGGCGGTCGGCGACTGGCGGCAGGCCGGATACGTGCCCGAGGCCCTGCTCAGCTATCTGGCGCTGCTCGGCTTCCACCCCGGAGACGACCGCGAGATCCTGTCACGCGCCGAGCTGCTCGAGGCCTTCGACCTTGGCCGTGTCGGCCGCAGCGGATCGGTCTTCGATCCCGACAAGCTTCGCTGGGTGAACGCGCACTATCTCCACCACGCCACCGGCGAGCAGCTGCGGGCCTGGGCGGGGCCGTTCCTGCCGAAGGCGGCGCGCGACCTCGAACCGGCACGGCTCGAGGCCCTGCTGGCCGCGATCCGCGGCAACCTCACGACGCTCGCCGACGTCGCCGCGGAGCTGGGGCCATTCCTCGGCGACGGAACGCTCGAGCTCGAGGCCGACGCGCGTGCGGTGCTGGAGACCGAGGGCGCGCGCGCGTTGTGCCGGGCGCTGGGCGCCGAGCTCGAGTCGCTTGCGGACTGGAGTGGAGACAGGTTTAAATCCGCGGTTCAAACAGTCGGTCGGTCGCTCGGAATCAAGGGTCGCGAGCTGTTCCAGCCTCCGCGCGCCGCGCTCACCGGGCGCACGCACGGTCCGGAGCTTCCCGTCGTCGCCGAGCTCCTGGGTCGCGATCTGAGCCTCGCGCGCCTTCGCGCCGCGGGAGGAACTTCCAAGTGAGGTGGGCGTGAAGGTGGCCGTATTGATGGGAGGCCGTTCCTCGGAGCGCGAGATCTCGCTGCGCACGGGCCGCGGGATCGCGCAAGCCGTGCGCAATCTCGGACACGAGGTGGTGGCCATCGACGCCGCCAACGGACGATTGCTGCCGGCCGGCGATGAAGAGCGCGGAGCGCTTCCCTCCTCGGCCCTCGAGCCCCACGGCGAGGCCGCGCTGTCGCGCCCGGAAACGCTGGCGGGCGCCGACGTGATCCTGATCGCCCTCCACGGCGCCGCGGGTGAGAACGGCACGCTGCAGGCCCTGCTCGATCTTTCGGGCAAGCCCTACACCGGGTCCGGCATGATGGCCAGCGCGCTGGCGATGAACAAGGCGATGGCGAAGCGGTTGTTCGAGCATGACGGAATCCCCACGCCGCGCTGGCGGCTGCTTCCGCCCGATGCCACGACCGCGTCTTTCGAACCCGAGTCGATCGGCGGATTTCCGCTGGTGGTGAAGCCGAACGAAGAAGGCTCGAGCGTCGGGCTCACCGTGGTCGAGAGCGCAGGAGATCTCGAGGATGCGCTGCGTCTCGCAGGCGATCTGGGTGAGATCCTGGTGGAGGAGTTCATCGAAGGGCGCGAGCTGACCGTGTCGATGCTCGGCGAGCGCGCGCTTCCGATCGTCGAGATTCGTCCCAAGAGCGGCCTGTACGATTACGAGTCGAAGTACACGGCCGGCCGGAGCGAGTACTTCTGCCCCGCCGATCTGCCGGAAGCGATCGCGGCCAAGGTCCAGGATCTCGGGCGGAGGGCTGCCGCCGTGCTGGGCTGCCGCGGCGTGTCTCGCGTGGACTTCCGCCTCGACGCGCGCGAAGTTCCCTACTGCCTCGAAGTGAACACGGTGCCTGGCATGACCCCGACGAGCCTCGTGCCCATGGCGGCGAAGGCGATCGGGATGAGCTACGACCAGGTGGTGCAGGCCATGATCGATCTGGCGATCGCCGACTCGCGGCGACGCCTACACTCGGCGTCCAAGCACTGACGGAGACTCCATGGACCGAACGCTGGGATTCCTGAAGGACCTCGTCGAGGCGCACGGAGCACCTGGTTTCGAGGGGGACGTGGTGCCCGTGATGGAGAAGCACCTCAAGGGTGTCGGCCCATTCTCGCGCGACAAGCTCGGCAGCTTCATGTGCGAGAAGAAGGGCACGAGCGCGGCTCCGCGGGTCATGCTCATGGGACATCTCGACGAAGTGGCGTTCATGGTCAAGTCGATCACCAAGGAAGGCTTCGTGAAGTTCCTGCCGCTCGGCGGATGGTGGGGCCACGTCGTGCTCGGCCAGCGTCTGATCATCAAGACCCGCAAGGGTGACGTGATCGGCGTGGTGGGCTCCAAGCCGCCTCACGAACTGCGCGATGAGGACCGCAAGCGGGTCCTCGAGATCAAGGACCTGTTCATCGACGTGGGGGCGACCGCCGATTGGGACGTGAAGAAGAAGCTCGACATCCGGCCCGGCGATCCCATCATTCCCGACTCGGCATTCACGGTCATGGCCAATCCCGACCTGTTGCTGGCCAAGGCGTGGGACAACCGCATCGGCTGCGCGATCGCGGCCGAGACCGCGCGCCGGCTTTCGGGCGTGTCCCACCCCAACACGGTGATCGCGGGCGCGACGGTTCAGGAGGAAGTGGGGCTGCGCGGCGCCATGACGTCGGTCTACAAGGTCCAGCCCGACGTCGCCTTTGCGCTCGACGTGGGCATCGCGCACGACACGCCGGGCACCGAGGGGGATGAGCGCCTCGGAGGGGGGCCGCTCGTCGTGGTCTACGACGCCACCTCGATCCCGAACCGCGGTCTGCTCGATCTGGTGACGGACACCGCCCGCAAGCTGCGCATGTCGCTGCAGTTCGAATCGGTGGAGCGCGGCGGTACGGACGCCGGACGCTTCCATGTGCACGGGCAGGGCGTGCCCAGCATTTCCATGGGAGTGCCGGCCCGCTATATCCACAGCCATGTCAGCATCATCGATCGCAGAGACTTCGAGAGCACCGTTCGTCTGCTTCTCGCCATCATCAAGCGTCTGGACGCGAAGACGGTCGCCGGTCTGACCCGTTAGACGACAGGAGCCCGGGGAGCCCGCGGATGAACGTCGCATGGATGCTGATCACCCGGCTGATTCCAGAGACCGAGAGGCTCCTGGACATCGGGCTGCGCCTCGGGATCGCGATCGTCTTCGGCTTCCTGGTCCAGCGCGTCCTCTTCCTC of Candidatus Eisenbacteria bacterium contains these proteins:
- the gltX gene encoding glutamate--tRNA ligase, with translation MSGPSDVRVRFAPSPTGWLHVGGARTAYFNWLFARRHHGALVLRIEDTDVERSSEASERGVLEDLGWLGLDWDEGPDRGGAFGPYRQSERLAIYREWVERLIAQGAAYPCFCTDAELEARRAAALAAGRPPQYDGRCRTMAIAERDRARAEGRSESVRFAVAARDWVLHDLVREEVRFPSGMVGDFVLLRSSGLPTYNFACVVDDASMRISHVIRAEEHLPNTVRQLMLYGAFGLDPPRFAHVPLILNADRTKMSKRTGEAAVAVGDWRQAGYVPEALLSYLALLGFHPGDDREILSRAELLEAFDLGRVGRSGSVFDPDKLRWVNAHYLHHATGEQLRAWAGPFLPKAARDLEPARLEALLAAIRGNLTTLADVAAELGPFLGDGTLELEADARAVLETEGARALCRALGAELESLADWSGDRFKSAVQTVGRSLGIKGRELFQPPRAALTGRTHGPELPVVAELLGRDLSLARLRAAGGTSK
- a CDS encoding D-alanine--D-alanine ligase, with the translated sequence MKVAVLMGGRSSEREISLRTGRGIAQAVRNLGHEVVAIDAANGRLLPAGDEERGALPSSALEPHGEAALSRPETLAGADVILIALHGAAGENGTLQALLDLSGKPYTGSGMMASALAMNKAMAKRLFEHDGIPTPRWRLLPPDATTASFEPESIGGFPLVVKPNEEGSSVGLTVVESAGDLEDALRLAGDLGEILVEEFIEGRELTVSMLGERALPIVEIRPKSGLYDYESKYTAGRSEYFCPADLPEAIAAKVQDLGRRAAAVLGCRGVSRVDFRLDAREVPYCLEVNTVPGMTPTSLVPMAAKAIGMSYDQVVQAMIDLAIADSRRRLHSASKH
- a CDS encoding MlaD family protein; translated protein: MGITVLGALAVLIVGVVWLKEYGFGNKSRIWHVTFPETGGLGKSDEVQVNGIRKGAVHTMELVGDRVMVDLALDKDVVLTNDSRVAIRSVGMMGERVIAVDLKSTGAPYSPRDTIQGIYEMGLAEVMADLGNTTSSVSTIAERLNNLVGVMDENGDLSGALRNFRQTSEELRMTVAENRAALRQTFADFSSTARTARGLTTGREAELRRAIDNFSQTAENMNRLSNRLDSLRSTIQSVSTKVERGQGTLGKLVNDEKLYADLNSSIQSFKLLVEDIKANPKKYLKVEIF
- a CDS encoding ABC transporter ATP-binding protein; this translates as MIRIRGLSKRLGKKQVLSGLDLEIPTGETWVIIGRSGTGKSVLLKHIVGLMKPDQGSIEIDGDDIATMKEAEVNEVRKRFGMLFQGAALFDSLNVGDNVGLALREHRVMPEDKIRERVAQRLDWVGLAGSEKQRPSDLSGGMRKRVGLARAIAMDPQFILYDEPTTGLDPITADVIDQLIRAMQRRMRVTSVAVTHDLASAYKIGDQIAMLHDGKVVFQGTPDETKVTKNPLVRQFIEGSSEGPMEV
- a CDS encoding ABC transporter permease yields the protein MNEIEVRAARYAVRRVGDWFAEVGRITFMLGEAMRAFVPALRSFRLIVDQMGTIGVGSMWLVTIVSLFTGGVAAVQAAYQFSSVVPLKFIGAVIVRSVIIELGPVLTALVVGGRVGASIAAELGTMKVTEQIDALRAMAINPIRYLVVPRLAASIVMLPVVTIYANAIAVFGGFLVAITAIGVTPDTYVTGIKQYFFIKDLVSGLLKAMVFGGIIGTMGCYHGFATEGGAEGVGKATTHAVVASCVLVLVTDYLLAHVLFQVIFAS
- the radA gene encoding DNA repair protein RadA, encoding MAKKNRAAFFCGTCGHEEPRWFGRCPSCQAWNTASEAPSAGTGAASGRRRRWTPAGGEPPAPRALASVEVAETPRDITGIPELDRVLGGGLVPGSLILVGGDPGIGKSTLVLQVARALSGRERKVLYVAGEESEEQVRMRAQRLGATPESLFILCETDLEAVIDAASAMRPDVLVADSIQTLSRSDLEGGPGSVTQVRECGLALLQFAKATRTVVFLIGHVTKEGAVAGPRVLEHMVDAVLYLEGERYHDARILRAAKNRFGSTQELGVFAMEEGGLREVANPSAAFLSEARESQAGTAVVASLEGTRPLLVEVQALVSSSFYGTPQRVTSGFDARRLAVLLAVLERRVGLKIGRHDVFVSVTGGITLEEPGTDLGVALAVASSFKNRPLKPRTLAIGEVSLSGGVRRVRRLDLRLREAARLGFVRAGVPAVQAEDGEGLSIEVLALETLREAFDRLLDAPAEPSRSGPPAEAPETARA
- a CDS encoding M42 family metallopeptidase; the protein is MDRTLGFLKDLVEAHGAPGFEGDVVPVMEKHLKGVGPFSRDKLGSFMCEKKGTSAAPRVMLMGHLDEVAFMVKSITKEGFVKFLPLGGWWGHVVLGQRLIIKTRKGDVIGVVGSKPPHELRDEDRKRVLEIKDLFIDVGATADWDVKKKLDIRPGDPIIPDSAFTVMANPDLLLAKAWDNRIGCAIAAETARRLSGVSHPNTVIAGATVQEEVGLRGAMTSVYKVQPDVAFALDVGIAHDTPGTEGDERLGGGPLVVVYDATSIPNRGLLDLVTDTARKLRMSLQFESVERGGTDAGRFHVHGQGVPSISMGVPARYIHSHVSIIDRRDFESTVRLLLAIIKRLDAKTVAGLTR
- the ispD gene encoding 2-C-methyl-D-erythritol 4-phosphate cytidylyltransferase, which codes for MSVAALLLCGGRGERLGMPVPKSLASLAGRPLFTWSLSALERCSAITAIVVVGPVKHLKEMMAAAGQASWKVTGWVEGGRERQESVARGLLALPEGADHVLVHDAARALVEPPLLERVIADGLEHGAAIAAIRLADTLKRGSLDVVEDTVPRASLWCAQTPQVFRRAWLEEAHRSAPKNATDDAMLVEALGKRVHLTEGDPLNFKITTPRDLELAEAWLTRAPART
- the ispF gene encoding 2-C-methyl-D-erythritol 2,4-cyclodiphosphate synthase; this translates as MGLRVGIGYDIHAVAKDRKLILGGVSFDIDWGLAGHSDADVLCHAIGDAVLGAAGLGDLGRHFPPTDPRWKDASSIHLLGLIRAMLHGAGARVVNVDSTVVAQEPKLAPKIVEMCRNIATALQIGADQVSVKATTNEALDALGRSEGIAAWAAVLIELED